Below is a window of Sporosarcina ureae DNA.
TATGCATAAACTGACATTCGCACCAACGAGTTATATAGGATGGGGTTGCCTCTCGGTATTACCTGACGAAGTTAAAAGACTACAAGCTAAAAAAATCCTTATTGTGACTGATCCTTTCTTACTGAAGCTCGGTATAACTGACACTATTGAAAAACCATTACAACAAATGGGTTGCACAACAGATATTTACACAGATGTAGAACCGGAACCGCCACTTGAAATCGGAGAGAGGTTGGTTGCATACACAAGAAGTCATGAATTTGATTTGGTCATTGGTTTAGGAGGCGGTAGCGCATTAGACTTAGCGAAGATCGCTGCTGTTTTGTCAATGAATGATGGAAACGTCTCAGACTATCTAAACCTATCTGGAAATCGAACTATTACGGACAAAGGTTTACCTAAAATACTTATTCCAACTACTTCAGGCACCGGATCTGAAGTTACCAATATCTCCGTACTATCGCTAAATACAACAAAAGATGTAGTCACACATGACTTTTTATTAGCAGATGTTGCTATTGTAGACCCTGAACTAACCATCACTTTGCCTCCGAAAGTAACTGCAGCTACAGGTGTTGATGCATTAACCCATGCCATTGAAGCCTATGTATCAAAAAATGCTAATCCCGTAACGGATTCTTTAGCATTTAAAGCCATACAATTAATTAGTGGAGCAATACGAACAGCAGTGAAAGATGGTGAAAATAAACAAGCCCGCTCTGATATGAGCTATGGAAGCTATCTAGCCGGATTAGCATTTTTTAATGCAGGTGTTGCGGGTGTCCACGCGCTTGCCTATCCTTTAGGCGGTCAATTTCATATAGCTCATGGAGATTCCAATGCTGTATTATTACCTTATGTGATGGGGTATATAAGAATAAGCTGTGAAGAACAGTTGAAACACATCTTGGAAGCCATGGGTAGTAGTACGGTTGGACAAACACAAGAAGAAGCTTCCTATACATGTATAAATAAATTGGAGGAACTTGTTAATGATGTAGGTATTCCATCTACACTTAAAGGATTTAATATTCCTATTGAATCTTTAGAAGCTCTCACTGATGACGCTATTAAACAAACCAGAATTTTATCACGCAGCCCAATGGAATTGAAAAGAGATGACATTTTTGCGATTTATAAGTCTGCCTTCGAAGGTGTCGTGGTGGAACCACATTAATTTCGGCTCTTTCTTCTTGCCATTCTATAATTTCCGTGATAAATTGAACAATAGAAAATTTCATTTACGGAATCAACATGTATAACCTCGATAATATGGTTCGAGGGTCTCTACCAGGAACCGTTAAATCCTGATTACAAAGTCATTTTTGTAATCGGGATTTTTCTATGGAGTAATAAATGTGGTAGAACTGGTAGGAGGAGTTAGTTTGAATTTACGTGTATTATTATTGGCTATTTCAGCTATAACAGTAGGACTGGTAGAGTTGGTAGTCGGAGGCATACTGCCAGTGATTGCAGAGGACTTACATGTCTCGATTGCAACCGGGGGTCAGTTAATCACAATTTTCGCACTGGTGTATGCAGTGGCGGGACCTGTGTTATTATCATTCACTGCGAAAGTGGAGCGAAAGAAATTATATTTACTTACGCTTTTTGTATTCTTAATAGGTAACATCCTAACGTATTTGAGCCCAACGTTCGGCTTGATGATGGCTGCACGCATATTAACTGCAGCAAGCGCAGCACTCGTCATTGTCTTGTCGTTGACGATTACGGCGCGTATGGTTGAACCTCGAATCCGAGCGAAGTCACTTGGCTATATTTATATGGGGATCAGTTCATCGCTTGTGCTCGGTGTGCCAATTGGGATCGTCATAACAAATGCTTTTGGATGGCGTTCTGTATTCCTAGGAATCTCTATAATGACCATCATTTCGATTATTTTGATTGCCAAGTTTTTCGAGAAGATTCCTACAGGCGATGTACAACCACTTTCTGTACAAATTAAAGCATTGGCGAATAAAAAAATATTCTTTGCTCATATGGCAACGATGTTTATGCTAGCCGGTCATTACACCGTGTATGCATACTTCACTCCGTTCCTTGAGACAACAATGAAATTAAGTCCTTACTGGATTAGTGTCTTCTACTTCCTATTCGGATTGGCTGCAGTTGCAGGCGGAGCATTCGGTGGAGGGTTGGCAACACGGCTTGGTTCTAAGAAAAGTATTTTAATCATTCTTGGCGCGTTTGCTATTAGCTTATTCGCCCTTCCCTACTCTACGTTTTCGATTCCGCTATTCATCATTTTCATGATGGTTTGGGGTGGATTGAGTTGGGCGTTGGCACCTGCACAACAAGATTATATTATTCAAAGTGATCCTGTTACGTCCGACGTTCACCAGAGTTTCAACAACTCGGCTCTGCAAGTCGGAATCGCGCTTGGTTCGGGTGTCGGTGGTGTCGTATACAGTCAGACAGGTACCGTAACAAATATGCCTGCTGTTGGCGGTATCCTTGTCATCATTGCGTTCATATGTGCAGCTATCTCACTTTCAATGGCCGTAAAGACTCGTCAAGCAACTGTATAATCATGTAGAATGGAGTGAACTCGTTACAGAGTTCACTCCATATTTAATGAAACGAGGGATGCTTATGCTCGGTCTGCTACTCGATGTTGTCATTCTGCTTGCATTTATTGTGTACGGTATTGCTCTTTGGCATGGTAAAGGCGCAGCTCTGCTTACAGGTTATAATACGATGTCTAGTGAGAAAAGGATGCAACTAAACGAACGTGCATTATTCAAGTTTATAGCAAAGATTATGTTCACTTTAAGTTTTTGTGTCGGTTTATTCGCAGTGAGTGAACTGCTAGGAGAAGATATATATTTCATAGTGGGACTATCACTTTTCGTGATAGTACTCGGTTTTGCATGGATTTACGCAAATACAGGAAATCGATTTAAAAAATAAGGCAGGTGTTGAACAATGGTTAGAAGACGTGGTATTTATGAAATTGAAGTACTAAGCATGCCGCTTCAGTGTACACTTTGCGGTGGCACAACGTTTATTCACCGAGAAGTGTACATGGATGTAGAACCCACATCCAAAGAAGTACCTGCTCGCCTAACATTACAATCTTTTGCTTGTGAAGTATGTAGTACAACGCAGTTGATTCAAGAACAGTCGCATCATGACGAACCAAATATTGTCTATATCGAGGTGGATGCATGATGGTAGAAGAACTAGAAAGCGTTAGAAGCCATATAACAATTTTAGACTATCTGCTTATTTGTCGTCTTTGTACGCATGATAAATTTATCCCCTATCGAACCGTATCAAACGTGGAAGAACCGGGAGTTGGTGTGTTATCAATTGGCTATTCCGCAGTATGTGATCGATGTGGTTGTGTGACGGAGTTTGGTGATCCCAGTCATCCAAGTGAAGATGGTATGGATTATATATGGGCTCTTAAACAAACAATAGTACAGTAGAATTTAAAAAACGCTCCGTATAAGGAAGCGCTTTTCTTTTGCTATGAGACTTCCCCAATTCGCACCATCATGTCCAGTACACTTTCTAGGAATGCATCGATTTCACACATATGTTCTTCCGTCAATTTCGGTTTAAATTGAATACGTACACGATTCATCAAGCCTGGCTCTGTTTGTTCATATCGAAAACTAAGTGTTTGCGTATAACTAATATCGTTTTCCCAAACTGTACGAAGGATACTCGCAATTTCCTCACATTCCCTATCTACATCAGAAATGAATGTGCGAACGAGGAGCGTTAGCGTGCAACCCGGCTCCGTTTCTTCAACTTCGAGTATTTCATTCGCAAGTTCCTTAAGGGATGAACTCAAAGTGAGATCCACGATGACTGACGGATATCCGACTTTTGAAAAACGAATCGTAAATTCTCTTGCCATAATAGCTAAATCCAATTGATCTTTACGATTTAAAATATGGACTGTTTGTTCTAGATTGTCCAAGTCATAAATTTGATTTTCAAATGCCACTCTTAAATTTTCAAATACAGTTGGATCGTACATAGCGTGGCCTCCCCATCTCTTATATGTATAGATTTTTTCAATAAAGCCACCTTATATGCAAATCGTGAAGGGAGGTTATGTGTATGACAAACAAAGCCGCTTCGATTGCAAAGTTAAACGCGGAGGAATTACATGCTTTACACCACCTGGAAAACAAACTAGGTGTGACACTCGTTGCGTATGAGAGTACTATCTCAAAAAACACGAAATAATAGTGAAGTGGTACTTTCTATTACAGAGAGCACCACTTCTTTGTTTGAAATAAAAATTAAACACAAACGGTTGCTAATATTTTTTGAATATCATAAATGGCTTGATCTTTTCTAAATTGTTTTTGGATTTGTGGAGTCTCGGAACTTGATAT
It encodes the following:
- a CDS encoding iron-containing alcohol dehydrogenase, which codes for MHKLTFAPTSYIGWGCLSVLPDEVKRLQAKKILIVTDPFLLKLGITDTIEKPLQQMGCTTDIYTDVEPEPPLEIGERLVAYTRSHEFDLVIGLGGGSALDLAKIAAVLSMNDGNVSDYLNLSGNRTITDKGLPKILIPTTSGTGSEVTNISVLSLNTTKDVVTHDFLLADVAIVDPELTITLPPKVTAATGVDALTHAIEAYVSKNANPVTDSLAFKAIQLISGAIRTAVKDGENKQARSDMSYGSYLAGLAFFNAGVAGVHALAYPLGGQFHIAHGDSNAVLLPYVMGYIRISCEEQLKHILEAMGSSTVGQTQEEASYTCINKLEELVNDVGIPSTLKGFNIPIESLEALTDDAIKQTRILSRSPMELKRDDIFAIYKSAFEGVVVEPH
- a CDS encoding DUF3784 domain-containing protein; amino-acid sequence: MKRGMLMLGLLLDVVILLAFIVYGIALWHGKGAALLTGYNTMSSEKRMQLNERALFKFIAKIMFTLSFCVGLFAVSELLGEDIYFIVGLSLFVIVLGFAWIYANTGNRFKK
- a CDS encoding MFS transporter, translated to MNLRVLLLAISAITVGLVELVVGGILPVIAEDLHVSIATGGQLITIFALVYAVAGPVLLSFTAKVERKKLYLLTLFVFLIGNILTYLSPTFGLMMAARILTAASAALVIVLSLTITARMVEPRIRAKSLGYIYMGISSSLVLGVPIGIVITNAFGWRSVFLGISIMTIISIILIAKFFEKIPTGDVQPLSVQIKALANKKIFFAHMATMFMLAGHYTVYAYFTPFLETTMKLSPYWISVFYFLFGLAAVAGGAFGGGLATRLGSKKSILIILGAFAISLFALPYSTFSIPLFIIFMMVWGGLSWALAPAQQDYIIQSDPVTSDVHQSFNNSALQVGIALGSGVGGVVYSQTGTVTNMPAVGGILVIIAFICAAISLSMAVKTRQATV